A window of Rhinolophus ferrumequinum isolate MPI-CBG mRhiFer1 chromosome X, mRhiFer1_v1.p, whole genome shotgun sequence contains these coding sequences:
- the LOC117020409 gene encoding A-kinase anchor protein 14-like yields the protein MRKTKTVRFRETIDVYISPSSQMMDTEDDSNVTELALDLVKRAISAAVKTVKEDKYTIKNINWITHGEFTAERGRRQIEEFVLVS from the exons ATGCGTAAGACTAAAACTGTCAGATTTCGGGAGACAATAGATGTGTATATAAGTCCTTCAAGCCAGATGATGGATACAGAAGACGACAGCAATGTGACTGAACTTGCTCTAGATTTAGTGAAGAGGGCCATCTCCGCTGCTGTTAAGACTGTGAAAG AAGATAAATACACCATCAAAAACATCAACTGGATCACACATGGTGAATTCACAGCAGAAAGGGGCCGTAGACAAATTGAAGAGTTCGTTTTGGTAAGTTAG